Proteins from a single region of Euleptes europaea isolate rEulEur1 chromosome 21, rEulEur1.hap1, whole genome shotgun sequence:
- the PIGQ gene encoding phosphatidylinositol N-acetylglucosaminyltransferase subunit Q — MALKIFFPICCSSAESGLLVGRWIPEQNCAVILAVAHFPFIPGQVKQYLGEVRHATGVEVSVLGSWTCSKPTEEGKSLDRFLEDLGAIFSHDPWIQLSKEPSSKFWSCAAARRRPGGGEGGETILVYYDQRKTMLSRLHPPRGPEAGEAASPRDLEVEDASELVAVFDTVSRSKVLFVKDRYDEGPVKLTHWQSDGVEASIIVELMKQASVPACLLLTCLLSLVSRLCQSRALTFWPLSFIWSKLSTCQQLRHRLQHLQDVSSTRKAPDQAQLMRKANIFVSVLLDVTLGILLMSWLYRKNRIGHLANALIPMADHVAQQLQDLLQWLMGVPAGLKMNRALDQVLGRFFLYHIHLWISYIHLMSPFIEMILWYVGLSACLGLTVALSILSDIIALLTFHIYCFYVYGARLYCMKIYGLSSLWRLFRGKKWNVLRQRVDSCSYDLDQLFIGTLLFTILLFLLPTTALYYLVFTLLRLLVVIVQGLTHLLVDLINSLPLYSILLRLCRPYRLASGVKLRVLEQEAGKPLRLLMQINPLNYGAVVQTYRLPTYSCYPKDSWGSLCKKLFVGELIYPWKHKGEKQD; from the exons ATGGCGCTTAAGATCTTCTTCCCCATTTGCTGCTCCTCGGCCGAGAGCGGCCTTCTGGTTGGGCGGTGGATCCCGGAGCAGAACTGCGCCGTGATTTTGGCCGTGGCCCACTTCCCGTTCATCCCTGGACAGGTGAAGCAGTATCTTGGCGAAGTGCGGCATGCGACAGGGGTCGAGGTCTCCGTGCTGGGCTCCTGGACCTGCAGCAAGCCGACGGAGGAGGGGAAGAGCCTGGACCGGTTCCTCGAAGACCTGGGCGCCATTTTCTCCCACGACCCCTGGATCCAGCTCAGCAAGGAGCCGAGCAGCAAGTTCTGGAGCTGCGCCGCCGCACGGAGACGTCCCGGCGGCGGCGAGGGAGGTGAAACCATCCTGGTCTATTATGACCAGCGCAAAACCATGCTCTCCCGGCTGCACCCGCCGCGCGGCCCGGAGGCGGGAGAGGCCGCTTCTCCCCGGGACCTGGAAGTGGAGGACGCCTCTGAACTCGTGGCCGTGTTTGACACCGTCTCCCGGAGCAAGGTGCTCTTCGTGAAGGACAGATACGATGAGGGGCCCGTCAAGCTCACCCACTGGCAGTCGGACGGCGTGGAAGCCAGCATCATCGTGGAGCTGATGAAGCAGGCCTCCGTACCTGCCTGCCTCCTGCTCACGTGCCTGCTTTCGCTGGTCTCCCGCCTCTGTCAAAGCAG AGCACTGACATTTTGGCCTCTGTCCTTCATCTGGAGCAAACTTTCGACTTGCCAGCAGCTGAGGCACCGGCTGCAGCACCTCCAAGACGTCAGCAGCACCAGGAAAGCCCCGGATCAAGCCCAGCTGATGAG AAAAGCCAACATCTTTGTTTCCGTCCTCCTGGACGTGACCCTGGGAATCCTGCTGATGTCCTGGCTGTACCGGAAGAACCGGATTGGTCATCTCGCCAATGCTCTCATCCCGATGGCTGAT CATGTCGCCCAACAGCTTCAAGACCTCCTCCAGTGGCTGATGGGCGTGCCGGCCGGCTTGAAGATGAACCGGGCGCTGGACCAAGTCCTGGGGCGGTTTTTCCTCTACCACATCCACTTGTGGATCA GCTATATCCACCTGATGTCTCCGTTCATCGAGATGATCCTCTGGTATGTCGGTCTGTCGGCCTGCCTCGGCCTGACCGTGGCCCTGTCCATCCTCTCTGACATCATCGCCCTCTTGACTTTCCACATCTACTGCTTTTACGTCTACGGAGCCAG GCTCTACTGCATGAAGATCTACGGCTTGTCTTCCCTGTGGCGCTTGTTCCGTGGGAAGAAGTGGAACGTCTTGAGGCAACGGGTCGACTCCTGCTCCTACGACTTAGACCAG cTGTTTATCGGCACCCTCTTGTTTACCATCCTGCTGTTCCTTCTGCCCACAACGGCCTTGTACTATTTGGTTTTCACTTTG CTGCGTCTGCTGGTGGTGATCGTGCAAGGCCTGACCCATCTGCTGGTGGACCTCATCAACTCGCTGCCGCTGTACTCCATCCTGCTCCGTCTCTGCCGGCCCTACAGACTCGCCT CTGGCGTGAAGCTCAGAGTCCTCGAGCAGGAGGCCGGGAAACCTCTCCGACTTCTAATGCAG ATCAATCCCCTAAACTACGGCGCCGTGGTGCAGACCTACCGGCTCCCGACGTACAGCTGCTACCCCAAGGACTCGTGGGGCTCCCTGTGCAAGAAGCTGTTCGTGGGCGAGCTGATCTACCCGTGGAAGCACAAAGGGGAGAAGCAGGACTGA